The DNA window CAAACTCCGATTCCAGCCACCTGTAATATGTTTCCTTTGCATCGGCGGCGTGAACGGACGGGGTGATCTTCACGATCCTGCCCGGTGCCGAAAACCACTGATTGTATTTCTCCTCTCCATATTTCCTGCGAAACATTTTGATTACATTCTCTCTCTCCGCCTCATTCCCGACAAGTTCAGCTCTTCCTGAAATTGCTCGTCCTTCACGCTTCACCACTGCCTCCCCCTTTCTGAGTATTTCCGAAGGCCATCTTGAGTGATGCCCGGTGGACATAAGGAACAGGCAGTCTGAGCCTTCAACGTACGAAAGTGTCAGCCACCCGCCGGCCGCCGCCAGTTCAACAGTGTCGCTTCTCTGCTGGGAATGCTGTTGCATGAATCTTCACTCTTAAAACAGCCGCTTACAGTATAAAAGTTGACGGCTCTCCTCAAGGGCAATCATGATATCTTGATTATCCTTCTATCCATTCCTCCCCATCTCACCGGAGAAAAAAACCCTCTCAGAAGTTTGATATAAAATATTGGTGTATATAGAATGTTTTTCGGCTTCCGGCTATTCATATGCATTAAAAGTATCACAATGAACGAATATATGAGCTGATGCGGACTCAAACCGGCACTGTTCCTAATCTGTGCCCCCTGCCACTCCGGCCAGTTCCTGTAACTCCGGTAGATTGAATCATGAGTCATGGAATCTTTGACATACCTTACCTTCAGCCTGGCTGCCGAAACAGCTCTCTGAATGAAGTACGTTTCCCTTCCCTGAATTTCATCAGGTATGCGAACACTCTTGATGAATTCTGACCTGAACAGCGTTAATCCGAGCGGAAGACCATAAATGAACGGATGGCCGTTTTCCACACCAACAACTGCCGCAGTCCTCCGGTTATCGAATCTCTCAATCGCTTCTCTATAGAAGTTCTTCCTCGTTATGATGACATCTCCGTCAAGGAACAATGTGAATTTGGTGCTGGCGAGGGATGCGCCAAGTGTTGTCGCATAACCGAGGCCCTTGTCCTCTGAATGTATCTCTGCACCAAAGCTTTCGCCTATCTCTGCTGTGCGGTCGGTGCTGTGGTGATCGATGATCAATATTCTGTTTATGGGCAGTGATAAGATGGCTGAGGAAATGCACTTCGACAGATATTTTTCGGAATTAAATGTACGTATAACTATGTCAACCGGAGGTAGTGTGCTGAGTTCAGCCATTGGCATCAGGCGTCGTATAATCGTGAGTGAAAACGCACTATTTACGATTGTTTATATTCTTAACCGGGATCATGTGGATTGTAACAATCGTCAGCGTTAGCGTGCCGCCGGTTCTGGCATTACACAGTTGTGGTGAATCAGGGATGAAAATATATTCGGAACTGTTTCCGATAAAGTATCTCTTTTCAGACAAGGGAATCTGTTTTGGTCTGGATACGAAACGCTGCTCGTATCTCTTTCTTCTTTCAAAGAAAGGCGTTATTTTCAGCAAGAGACCTGTAGGAGACAAGGTTGTTGAAAACCTGGGGTATGAGATTGATCTTATTGA is part of the Candidatus Sysuiplasma acidicola genome and encodes:
- a CDS encoding glycosyltransferase family 2 protein — protein: MPMAELSTLPPVDIVIRTFNSEKYLSKCISSAILSLPINRILIIDHHSTDRTAEIGESFGAEIHSEDKGLGYATTLGASLASTKFTLFLDGDVIITRKNFYREAIERFDNRRTAAVVGVENGHPFIYGLPLGLTLFRSEFIKSVRIPDEIQGRETYFIQRAVSAARLKVRYVKDSMTHDSIYRSYRNWPEWQGAQIRNSAGLSPHQLIYSFIVILLMHMNSRKPKNILYTPIFYIKLLRGFFSPVRWGGMDRRIIKIS